Part of the Lonchura striata isolate bLonStr1 chromosome 22, bLonStr1.mat, whole genome shotgun sequence genome is shown below.
CAAACTCCAGCCAGTTCTGTCAGAGCTGCATCTGCAGaaccctggggctgggggggacacGTACCATGGGTGGCCCTGGggggctgagctgtgcccccaggccatgctgggccacctgggccaggctggccctggccctcctgcctggagctggagTGGCTCTGAGGCAGCATCTCCCTTTGAAGGTGACTTTCCAAGGGCCTCTGCTTCCCTCACCTCAAGCTTTGGCTGGGGATAGCTCTGGGCTGGTTGTACTTCAGTCATTTATTGATggttttctttgtatttctcACAGTCCTTGAATAACTTCTGCAGTCAGATTGGGGACGATCGCCCGCTGTCCTACTGCCACTTCAGCCCCAACTCCAAACTGCTGGCCACAGCCTGCTGGTGAGCCTGCCTTGGCAGCACTGCTCTGGGGGCTGGGAGAGCACAGGAATGGTTTTGGAGGCTTGGGAATCCTGAgaggctgctctgagctctTATCACCTCAATTTAGCGCTGAGCAGAGATTCATTGATCTGAGCTGGTTGAACAAGGAACATTGATCTGTCCCTTGATGTTCTTCTCCACTGACATCCATTCCTTGTTTTTCACAGGAGTGGGCTGTGCAAGCTCTggtctgtgcctgactgcaacCTGGTTCACACCTTACGAGGTAGCGAGGGGCTCTCACTGGGGCTTTTGGTTCTTTTGTTCCTCTCTGTGCTGAGCTCCCACATCTGAATTACTTTGTGGTTTAAAATGCTGTCTTTGGGCAAATTTTTGTCATACTGAGAGCATCCCTTGGCTTGGGAGCATGGGAATGTGTCATAAAGTGAGAAAGGGAGACCTGGTCTTTAGCTCAAACCTCAGCTCCAAGTTTGCTGTTTCTGTTTCTGAgcagtttggtttggtttccaAACCTGGTTTGAGTTACTTGAGTTacaaacagcagcagttttgggcAGGTCACTTGACAACAGTGAGGTTCTTTGAGTAGTGGTCACAGCTTGGCTAAATACAGATGTGAGGACAAATCCTTTGATTCATATGTTGAATTTTGTCTGCACTTTGAGGGTTCCACACCTTCATTCTGGGTGCTCTGTCTTGGGTGCTCCTGGAAGTGCAGTTTGGCTGGGGGTGACAGGGCAGTGTCACCCAGCACTGAGGACATGGTGGAAGTGTTCACCtccctcaccagtgccaaggaAATGCTGCTGTTCTGAAGAACTGTGGCAGATTCTGAATCTTGTTTTCCTTGCCTTTCAGGACACAGCACCAACGTGGGGGCAATCGTGTTCCACCCCAAGGCCACGGTGTCCCTGGACAAGAAGGATGTGAGCCTGGCCTCGTGTGCAGCTGATGGCTCTGTCAAACTCTGGAACCTGGAAAGGTCAGAACTGTTCCAGATGTGCACAGCTGGGGTTCATTCCATGTTCCTCCAGACATTCACCATCCTCCTGCCAATATGACCTTTTCTTGTAGTTACCCCAGTGCACTCCCTGGCCTCAGTATGTGCCACCCTCTTCAGCAGGAAGAGAGATCACCCTGATTAGGGAGCCAAGGTGAGGGAGATTGTCAAAGGGATTGAGGCAGAGTTCCTGCTGGGCATTGGTGAACTGCTGGGGGTGATGGATGGAAGGTCTGGGGAATGTTTCATTTTAACAGCTCACTTAGGAGAAAATTGCCCCTCTTTGAtattaataatgattttttgagTGGCTGGAAAGCACCAGGATTTGGAGAGGGATTGAACAAATACACAACCAGGCATAATAAGTTCTGCCTGTACTTCAAACAAGTGGCTGCCACTGCACAGAGGAGCTCTGGCAGATGGGCAGCACCTCTCTCGGGCCTGGGAAGAGGAGAGTGGTTCAGGTATTGAGCCTCAGCATCACCTGATTGAGAAGTGGAGCCTGCAGGGCTCCTGGgaagggccggcagctcccagAGCCACGGGTGTTTATCCTTAGCTGAAAGTCACAGTCTCTAACAGCAAAAGTGCCCCTGTGCAAAGGGACAGGGGGGTTGTTGTTCCCATGGTCACATGGCTCTTGTGACCATGTCTCTTAATTAACCTGTTGGAAAGAAATTCCAGTGCTGTTCAGATTGTGTGTGAATGCTCCTGACCTGCTGCCTGTCATTCTGGGAGAATAAATATTCCCTCCATCCTGTCTGCCTGCATCCTGCAGATCAGCAGGAGTTGCTGCAGTTCAGGATGTTGTGTTCTCAGAACTCCCTGCAGTAGTACAGTActctctgtgctttgtttctgtACTTCCAAAAGTGTTAATGACAAGGGCCTTGTTAATTTTCattaatcatcatcatcatcccaGGAGAGCTTTACAAATAACAGAAGTTGTGGAGAAAGGGCTTCACTCAGAGCTTTGTGAGTGTGACCCAAAGGCAGGATTCAGAATCATTGGCTTCAGCTCTGATCTTCCTGCCGGGTTTGATTTCATCAGCAGAGCTTTTGCTGCCATCACAGCGTGTGAGCAAAGGCCTGGCTTGAGCCAGACCCCTGTGGCCAGTGGCCAATGTTTGTTCTGTGTTTCAGTGATGAGCCGGTGGCAGACATCGAGGGACACAGCATGCGAGTGGCCCGTGTGATGTGGCACCCCTCAGGGAGGTTCCTGGGCACCACCTGGTACGGACACCTGGGCTTTGGCTTCCAGGAATGACCATGGGCTGCCCAGCTGGTGGCCCTGTGGTGCCAGGGCTTGTCCACAGGGCAGGCCTTGGCCATTGGTGACCACAGCTGGGCTGTTGCAGTGTCAGTGACAGCAGGCCACTGGGattcctttccctcccctgtGTGAGACACTGTTGGTCTCAGGTGGGAATAAAATGCTCCCAGAGTTGGTGAAATAGCCTGTTATTCTCCCTGGAGTTAATGGAGACCAGgagaaacagcctcaagttacaccaggagaggtttaggttggatattggggaaaaacatcttcacagaaagggtggccaggcactggaagaggctgtccaggggtggagtcaccatcctggaagtgttcaaaaaacacCCAGATGTGGCatctggggacatgggttagtaGGGAAtgtggtggtgctgggttaacatttggacttgatggtcctggagggcttttccaaacCTGGGTGACTCTGATTTAAGGAGTGCTGTGACTCTGATTTAAGGAGTGCTGTGACTCTGATTTAAGGAGTGCTGTGACTCTGATTTAAGGAGTGCTGTGACTCTGATTTAAGGAGTGCTGTGACTCTGATTTAAGGAGTGCTGTGTTCTTGCAGCTATGATCACTCGTGGCGCCTGTGGGACCTGGAGGCGCAGGAGGAGATCCTGCACCAGGAGGGGCACAGCAAGGGGGTCTATGACATCGCCTTCCACACCGACGGCTCCCTCGCCGGCACCGGGTGAGCTGCCCTTGCCTCTGCATGAAGGCCTTGCTGTGACAAGGGATTTCTGCTGGGGGattggcttcccactgccagagggcagggatggatgagaTACTGgggaggaattgttccctggcagggtgggcaggccctggcacagggtgcccagagcagctgtggctgcccctggatccctggcagtgcccaaggccaggctggacagggctggagcagcctgggacagtgggaggtgtccctgctcatggccaGGATGATCTGTAAggtctctcccagcccagcccagtgtGACCCTGTGCTTGCAGAGGCCTGGATGCCTTTGGCCGGGTGTGGGACCTGCGCACGGGCCGCTGCATCATGTTCCTGGAAGGGCACCTGAAGGAGATCTACGGGATCAACTTCTCCCCAAACGGGTAAGGagggagctggcactgctgtgggagctgtgaatgtAAACTCCACTCTGTAAACACTGTCTGCCTCCCCTCCTTGGCAGGTACCACGTGGCCACGGGCAGTGGGGACAACACCTGCAAGGTGTGGGACCTGCGGCAGAGGAAGTGCATCTACACCATCCCTGCCCACCAGAACCTGGTCACCGGCGTCAGGTTTGAACGTgagtccctgctgctccctaTCCCTGCCCCTCCAGCAGCTCACACCCACACCTGCCGCTCAGCAAGGCCCTGTGCTGGTGAGCAGGGATGCCATGTTTTCGTTTGCAAGCCTCACTTCTCCCCTTCTCTCCTCCTGTGCAGCCAACCACGGGAATTTCCTGCTCACGGGCGCCTACGACAACACGGCCAAGATCTGGACCCACCCTGGCTGGTCCCCGCTGAAGACACTGGCGGGGCACGAGGGGAAGGTGATGGGCCTGGACATCTCCCTGGATGGGCAGCTCATTGCCACCTGCTCCTACGACAGAACCTTCAAGCTCTGGACAGCCGAGTAGCTCAGAGGGGCTGGTTATGGACTGGGACGGGGACATTAATGACTTTGGTTACTTttttatattaaagaaaaaaaaaaacaggaatccAGTGTGTTACAGCAGCTGCAGTCATGGCTGCTCTGGAGGTTGGGTGTGTTTGAAGCACCACTGTTGGCCCAGGCTTGGTTGTTGTcaagttttgggggttttcccaCATTTTGGACTGTTCTTATGCTGCAGGTACCACTTTCTGCTGTAATTTTGATCCATGTACTTCTACCCTCCCTTCCAAGTTCAGCTCCCAGGTGTCCTCCAAACATTTGTAGCAAGCACAGAGCATCTCATGTTTGGTGTGTGGTTCAACTTCTGTTACTGCCCTTCTCACCTTCCTTTTTGGTAGGAGTGCAGTTTCAAACTTGATTTGCCTTTAGAGAGAGAACTGAGAGGGAGAGGCCTGTGGTTGCGCTCTTCCCCCTGCCTCCACATGGGTGTCTCTGGATGGAGATCTGCATCCCCCTGGATTCACTTACAGTAGATGTCCAAGGCCAGGGAATCTCTTCTTTTTCAGGTACCACCTTGTGTCCCACTCCACGAGTTGTCCCATGGACTGGGTGTTGTAAATCCGTGTCAGCATCTCCTGTTTCGGGTTTGCTGTGTGAAGTCACTCCATGTAGGATTGTCTTgttctgccctgccctggggagagCTTTTGTACTTGTTTGTTGTTTAAATAGAGGTTTTGCAAATAATGTGCCCTGGAAAATCTAAACAGGTTTTGAATGTGTGTCCTGCACTCTGGGTCTCACAAGGAATGGAGGAATTACAGGAATTTCACAATGCAAAGTTTGATTTCTGCTGGTGTAAAAAACAGCTGAGGAGGGGTGAGGTCATTTGGGTtattcagcctggagcaggggaggctcagggtctgcagctcctcccaaggagCACCTCTGATCCCTaatctgggacagggacaggagccagggcatggctggagctgggccagggcagctcaagctggagagcaggaaaggttcttcccccagaggtgctggcactgcccaggctgcccagggaatgggcacggccccgaggctgccagagctccaggagcctttggccagcgctgccagggatgcccagggtgggattttgggggtctgggcagggacaggggctgggctgggtgatcaTGGTGAGTCCCTCCAAGTCAGGAATTCTGTGATTGGATGAAAACCTTCAGAAATAAAGAGATGACAGATTCACCTCGCTGTTgtcagctggagagcagctgtcTGTTCCTTGGGAACATGAGCACAGTCCTTCCAGGAAAAATACGATGGAATGAGAGGCCAGCAACGACCACAGAAGAATTATTTCATTGCAGTCTCTTCTGGTCCAAGCCCAGGTCCAGCTGTGTGTGCCCAGCCTGGTGCTCAAGTATCTGTCCCTTGGTCCTGATGTCTCATCTCCTCCCTCTGCCCATCCCGtgcctgtggctgcagggaggctTTGTAAGGAAAATGCAGGATGTCAGTGAGGAGCAAGAGCTTGGCCTGAAGGCTCCCAGGGTTTGGCTTTTCTCCTGCACAGCTCTGATGCCTCCCTGTCACCCACAAACCAACCACCgagtcccccagccctgctgccacatCCCACAGGCACAGAGTCCCTGCTGCCCGCCGTTAGGGCAGCTCTTGGGGGTCACGTCCCCTCCCTGGGACAATCTGTGACAGGGAGTTCCAGTGCTCAGAACGCTGCCAcctcctcctggacagtgtCTGACAGGGGTTCCAGTGCTCAGAACGCTGCCACCTCCTCCTGGGACAGTGTCTGACAGGGGTTCCGGTGCTCAGGACGCTGCCAcctcctcctggacagtgtCTGACAGGGGTTCCAGTGCTCAGAACGCTGCCAcctcctcctggacagtgtCTGACAGGGGTTCTGGTGCTCAGAACGCTGCCACCTCCTCCTGGGACAGTGTCTGACAGGGGTTCCAGTGCTCAGAACGCTGCCAcctcctcctggacagtgtCTGACAGGGGTTCTGGTGCTCAGAACGCTGCCAcctcctcctggacagtgtCTGACAGGGGTTCCGGTGCTCAGGACGCTGCCAcctcctcctggacagtgtCTGACACGGGTTCTGGTGCTCAGAACGCTGCCAcctcctcctggacagtgtCTGACAGGGGTTCCGGTGCTCAGGACGCTGCCAcctcctcctggacagtgtCTGACAGGGGTTCTGGTGCTCAGAACGCTGCCACCTCCTCCAGGGCCGGCTCTGCGCCGCCCCTCACCCGGAGCACATGGATGCCGGAGTTGGAGCTGGCGCAGAGCAGGGTGGAGCTGTCGCAGGCGGCCAGCGAGGCCAGCGAGCCCGAGCCCTCGAGGCACAGCGTGGCCAGGCAGGCTGCAAGGGAAGGGACAAGGGAGGGATGCTGGGTTTGCTGAGCCACACCAATCTCCCACCTCTGCTGCCTGGATCCACACATCCAACACCTTGGGATGGGCCCCCGTGCATTGCCCAGTCAGGCCGTGGCTGAGAGGGATCCAGACTGGGGTCGGGCTCTGCcctttcccagaggaagcagggCAGGATGGACCTAGAGCCtgcactgggcagagctgcagggctctggagccATTTCCAACCTACCTTTTTCTCACACATTTCTTACAGTTTTCCTAAGGGCTGTGCTACACTCACCACACGGTTTTGATGAATCTCCAAATGGGAAAGAGAAATAAGATTTACAATATCCAGTGCCACATGAGCCTTTCTGTTTATATCTGTTATTAAACTCCCTGAGACAATGTGTGCAGAGACCCCAGCCTCAGGCTGAGCTGCAAACAGAGCTGCACTTGGCCTGGACCCACAGGCAGCTGCCTCTCCTGGTGACCTGCAcccttcccagagcagctggattATGGCTCACCCAACTGGGAAGGCAAGAGGATCAaaactgctgccagccccacagccaccctgggTGCACAGGCAGCAGGCAAAGGAACGGGTAAGAGAACAGAAGGTCCTTCTCTGCAGGAGAGCCCCAGGTTTCTATTTTCATCCCATCTTAAATAAATTCCCTTGGAGAGGGGCTTAGCCCTAGGGAGTGTCTAATGCTGTGAACCTGAACAGCTCCCAAGAGgtctctgcctgcagcacaagGGTTACTAAGAACctgctgccatggcagggcttggCAGGCAAACAAACCCCTTTGTGTCCAACCCAGGGAGGGACTCGCCCTCACCACCAGCTTTAACCCCAAAACGCCCACGATTTCCCTTCAAGAGGACACCCAGAATAAGGGTGTTGGCTAACCATCCCTCTTGCCCTCAAGTACAAATTCTATTCCTTACAAATGTCTACTTGTACCTGCAGAAATCTCTGAAGTTCCCCTgtacttttttctttgtatcaTTTGTCCTTTCATAGCTTAACTTGGATGTATCTTTAAAAGCTGTCTGGTAGTTGTTCCTTTTAGCTGAGGGAGATCCCTGTCATCTCTGACATGCAGCTCCTTCTTGTTTGTTGAGCCCTGGGTTTGCTCTGGGCCATTTCtccaccctgccctgcagctggcttgGAGTAAACTCCAGAGATTGCAGCAGTCACCCGGCCCATCACCACGGGGAGAACTGAGGGAAATGGGTTTGTATCCAGGAGAAAGGAACGTGGAGtgggcaggagcctcccctacCTGCTGTGTCCTGGTCCCAGACCTTCACCGTGCTGTCGCTGGAGGATGTGGCAATGCTGGGGGCGAGTGCAGGGCCCCGGGGCAGGAAGACACACGCAGTGGTGGTCTGGAAATGTCCTTTGTACTCACACACTCGGCCCCTGGTCTGCCTCaggtcccagagctgcaggaacaggCAGTGGTagagccccagctctgccagcacagagaTGTTTTACTGAGACAGGAAGGTGGGTTGGGATAAAAGAGCTCCTCAAAAATCCTCAAAGGCCATGGCTACTGcccttgtccctgctcatgcTCACAGCCCTGGAGAACATCAAAGCGCAAAGGATTTTCAGCACTGGTGACTGAGCACATGGCCACACCCATTAAGGCAAACAAGCTAAAACTGTGCAGGCAGATAAGACGTGTCCAGCCTGCTCCCATCCTCAGCCCTGCCTACCCTGGGATGGGATAGGTTCATCCTCTTGATCTTCACACACTGGGCTGTAAACCTGCAGGATTGAATCCCTGGTTTGGAAACACTTGGAGCAAGGCACACCTTACAAGCTTTCTGCAAGAACCTTGTCTTCTTCAAAGGCATCCATTGTTTTCTCCCTGTGTGCTTTACTGAAATGAAattccagactggtttggggTATAAGGAACCTTAAAGACCACCTTGTTTCaaatccctgccatgggcacagaTGCCATTGACTAGATCAGGGTGcttcaagccccatccaacctggccttggacacttctagggatggAACAAATCCCAGTGATTTATTCAGGAAGAATAACTGCTGATATTCCCCGAGCAAAGCTTCCCAAAGGGAAAGGCAGGAAGACACCAGGCCAAGGCCAAGGCAGTGGGAGCACTCAGACCCTCGAGCAGGGATGGGCTGCTCTCTCTGTCTGCAGTGCAcgtgggaggggagggggcaggAGCCCAGGCCTGGCTGCCCGGCACTCACGGTGGCCTCGGCGCCGTGGCCGGCGgagccgctgctgctgctgagacagTACCGCCCATCCTGGCTCACGTCACAGCACGTCTGGATGTGCTGCTTGGCTGGGAACGTGTGGgccacctgcagctcccggCTGTCCCACACCCTGCAGGGAACAGCAGAGGGCAGGGGGACCCTGAGGCATCATCACCGCGATGGTTTCCCTCTGTGCCCTCTGGCacgccccagctgtgcccacagctctgccctggcatCCCTGCTTTTATCCATGCTGGATCACTCTCCAGCTTTCTGTCACACAAATTCTCCTTTTCACTCGCAGTCACcacccagtgctgctcccagcccctgtccctggctggAGGTCACACTCCAAGGCCCAGGTGAGCTGTTAGGTGGCTTTTAGCCACACCAGCAGGGGTCATGACAACCAACCCCACGACAGCCCCATGTGCCTCAGGCTGTACCTTCCTGCTCTCTGGCCACAGGGAGAATTTACCTGGTGGTTTTATCCTCTGAGGTCTGGATGACATAAGGCTCCCCAGGAACCCAGCACAGGTGTGTGACCTGTTGAAAGGGAAGGATGAGCAGGAGCCACCTCTGTGTGCAGCCTTGGCTGTGTCTGCCTGAGGATGGAACCACTGAGCTCTCATCCTCCCCCTCCCACTCTCCTGGGTTGGGAGCTGGAAATGTTGGATGAAGACTTTTTCTGCTCCCCTGCCAGGTCCAGTGCCAGTGGAGTTGCTGGGGGTGACTGAGGCTGggaggtgccagcagcaggacacagagccaagggagcagggacagcagcagggggTGGTACCCACACCAGCTCTGGGCTGGTACAGGAGGGAATGCAGCCCCACTGCACAGGGCTTGTTCAcccaggagaaaaggagactcaagGGGATCTTCCAGCTctccacaactccctgacaggagggtgcagccaggtcGGGGTCAGGTTCTGCTCCCAGGAAACAGGCAATGAAAAGAAAttgcctcaagttgtgccaagggaggtttaggttagatattggggaaaatttctttgctgaaaggctggtcaggcacaggctgcccagggcagtggtggagtcaccatctctggagggatttaaaagccatgtagatgtggcacttgggga
Proteins encoded:
- the PRPF4 gene encoding U4/U6 small nuclear ribonucleoprotein Prp4: MAAARAPAARGAARPPEPPKAKPPEEAEAAPAKRAPIFYGSLEEKERERLAKGEAGLLAKEAMKAAMEAGNINISSGEVFDLEDHMSERQAEVLAEFERRKRARQINVSTDDCEVKACLRALGEPITLFGEGPAERRERLRNILSVVGTDALKKTRKDDDRSKKSKEEYQQTWYHEGPRSLKTARLWLANYSLPRAAKRLEEARLLKEVPEATRTSQRQELHKSLRSLNNFCSQIGDDRPLSYCHFSPNSKLLATACWSGLCKLWSVPDCNLVHTLRGHSTNVGAIVFHPKATVSLDKKDVSLASCAADGSVKLWNLESDEPVADIEGHSMRVARVMWHPSGRFLGTTCYDHSWRLWDLEAQEEILHQEGHSKGVYDIAFHTDGSLAGTGGLDAFGRVWDLRTGRCIMFLEGHLKEIYGINFSPNGYHVATGSGDNTCKVWDLRQRKCIYTIPAHQNLVTGVRFEPNHGNFLLTGAYDNTAKIWTHPGWSPLKTLAGHEGKVMGLDISLDGQLIATCSYDRTFKLWTAE
- the WDR31 gene encoding WD repeat-containing protein 31 codes for the protein MGKLQSKISFQTTKYRADGSVGQTGPASASQEHSPAHTDAVTSVAALQPDLCVSGGRDKSVAVSSWRSGAALRRFTGHEREVTKVTSALDSNRVFSASRDKTVMMWELHGTSGPSQHFPGHDLVVTGLAVSPDASQLCTGSRDNTVCKWDTETGECLGRAVISRNLVTHLCWVPGEPYVIQTSEDKTTRVWDSRELQVAHTFPAKQHIQTCCDVSQDGRYCLSSSSGSAGHGAEATLWDLRQTRGRVCEYKGHFQTTTACVFLPRGPALAPSIATSSSDSTVKVWDQDTAACLATLCLEGSGSLASLAACDSSTLLCASSNSGIHVLRVRGGAEPALEEVAAF